GTGGACGTCAGGAACGGTTAGATCACCAGGGGCACGCGCAGCGGCGAAATCAGGAAGACGCCGTCGCGCTCGGTGGGACCCCAGAACAGCCCCAGGGCGAAGTGGCGCTCCAGGTAAGAGTCGGCGACGATCTTGGCCAGGCTCTCCGGCGAATCGAGCCGCCGGTAGTTCTCGCTCTCGAAGGCCGCGCCGGGCAGGGCCCGGTAGAGGGGTCCCCGGTCCAGGGGCAGCCCCTCGGTGGCGGCGGGTGAGGCGGGCCGCAGGGCCAGGGGGACCAGCCCGGCGGGCTCCAGGCGCGCGACCAGGCCGAGCTGGAAGTTCAGGGTGTCGAGGGGCGCCGGGCGGATGACGGCGGGGCGCTCCGCCGTGGTCAGCACGACGCCGCGCGTACCGTCGTCGCCTGCGACGGTCAGCTCGACGGTCGCGCCGATGTCCAGCTCGAGGATCCGACGCTGGAAGGCCGTCGGTGTCGTCAACGGCTCGCCGTCCAGCGCGCTGAGCAGCTCACCGGGGGCCAGCTCGACGGCGGCGGGGGAGTCGGGCAGGGTGAAGGCCACCCGACAGCCGCCCTCGTCGGCCAGGCAGGTCAGCCCCAGCCAGGGCCGCCGGTACTCGCCCTCGTCGCGCAGGACCGCGGCGACCTCGCTCAGCAGCTCCACGGGGATCGCCAGCCCGCGGCCGCGTTCCTGCAGGGCGCCGCGGCGGATGACGACGAGACCCGTCACCCGGCCGTCGGCGTCTAGCAGGGGTCCGCCGTGGTGGGAGGGCTTGAGGTCGGCGTCGAACAGCAGGGACCGCTCGAGGTCCAGGAAGCCGCTGCGCAAGCGGCCGTCGGCGGACTGGACCGCCGGGGTGGCCAGCAGCACCCCCTGTGGCGAAAGCCCGAGGGCGGTCAGCGGGGTGCCGCGCTCGGCCGGGGCGTTGTCGGCCAACTCCAAAGG
This window of the Candidatus Coatesbacteria bacterium genome carries:
- a CDS encoding zinc-ribbon domain-containing protein, with translation MVTIRNLVVLLVACLCLAAQALDCPQCGAPLPEGAAFCPECGDPVEVEAQLRARGALVAVGSATERINRLPNKSPGLTGIELPKLRGSGFVIDDEGHLLTAYSVVEGATELWVRDAAGVEHAAVLVGVDPATGLALLRMENPPPPLELADNAPAERGTPLTALGLSPQGVLLATPAVQSADGRLRSGFLDLERSLLFDADLKPSHHGGPLLDADGRVTGLVVIRRGALQERGRGLAIPVELLSEVAAVLRDEGEYRRPWLGLTCLADEGGCRVAFTLPDSPAAVELAPGELLSALDGEPLTTPTAFQRRILELDIGATVELTVAGDDGTRGVVLTTAERPAVIRPAPLDTLNFQLGLVARLEPAGLVPLALRPASPAATEGLPLDRGPLYRALPGAAFESENYRRLDSPESLAKIVADSYLERHFALGLFWGPTERDGVFLISPLRVPLVI